The Girardinichthys multiradiatus isolate DD_20200921_A chromosome 21, DD_fGirMul_XY1, whole genome shotgun sequence genomic sequence TTCTGTCAACAGTGGAGGCCTGGCAGGTTTTCTTCATTGGAACCCATTATGGTTGAAATGCAACAGCAGGTGTGATCAGAAACCTTTACCTTGGAGTTCAGTCTAAATTTAATGATCTGTATCATTACCCCGTGTCCTGGAGGTTTCCCACTGTCCCATTATTTGCCCCCTCTATCACACACTAAAGGCGCGAAGGTGCCATTAGACAGTTGGTCTTATTTAATCAATTCTGAGGAGGAATGAATTGCTGCATTGTTTCAACGGGCTGAAATGGAACCAACAAGTCCGTCTCCTTCAAAACATTTTGATCAGTGAGAACATGCCGCTTCAcagcattatttatttttctgcccaAAATGTGACCGACTCATCTGGAAATAAAACAGATGCATCGAACTATTAACCTCTGCTCTGCTTCAGCATCTAATTCTTCTTGTTTCCTGTCAGCTGCTAACATCAGatcttctttctttgtgtttgtcagATGGAGGTTCTGGATCTGCAGATGGAGGTAAATAATTTCTAATTTTCTGgctgagttaaaaaaaaaaaaaaacatataagcaCCAGGTTGCAGCAGAGGAGCTATTGCAGTTACGCTTCCTGTGTCTGCAGATGATGAAGGTTCTGGTCGTGGAAAAAAGGCCTCCAAATGTGGAAACTGCAAGTTTGGAGCCGAATGTGATGAAGACTCTGAGGACTTACTGTGAGTGTTCACAGACATGCATGATCCCAAGTTAGCATACCGACCACAGCTTCAACATGAAGATGTCTGTGTTTTCAGCTGCATGTGTAACATCGTGTGCAACGGCCACAACGACAACCCGGTGTGCGGCAGCGACGGCATCACCTACGACACGCCGTGCCACGTCCGCGAGGCTTCCTGCCTCAAACAGCTCAAGATCGACATCAAACACGTCGGACGGTGCCAAGGTAACGTCTTAAAAGCAcggagagagggagacagaggcGAGGGATCAGGACAGGACATTATGGATAAGGGGATCAAGGAAAACAGGAGGAGAGATGTTGTGGATGGGAGATGGAGTTCAGGGGGGAGAGTAAGGAAAGGTACAAAAAGGTTTTCAGTTCGTTTTATATTTAATGATGACCTGACCTCAATCTACAAACACACTTATCTTCCTGTTGTTGTGAGGACCCACGATGATTAATTTATTACTGTGGGACCCGGTCTAAAGCAAACCTTTCAGGGTCAGAATGTCCCCATAGTTCAGATCCGGCTCCACCGTGACGGTTTCAAGCCAAAACGTGTCCCCATTGGCCAGTTCAACACAACTGACTGAACAACCAGCTGGTCTTGTTTAAAAGCCAGCCTCTACTCTTCGTTCTAAACTTCTCCTCTTCATCACTGGGTGTGTTCTCATGCTTGAGGAAAACACAAgattaaatcacattttataaaacatCGAGGTACAACCTTTAAGATCCGCTCCTACTAGGTATGTTGCATGTATGTCGGGTTGAGTGGTGGGAAAGATGCAATGTGTTGTCTGGTGTTACTGTCTTCTACTGTTGTGTTGGTGAGATGTTTGGTTCTCATCTGCCACGATGCTGCCTATCAATAGGCTTAGGTGGGAGGTCCACCTGCTGTAATTCATTTCAGACATCAAAACAAGCAACAGTAGTGGGTGGCACCAACAGCAGGCCAGCAAGACCATCAAGATATAAAAAATGCAGCTGCACCACCAGCAAGATGCAAAGGAGCACCCGCCTCCAAGTTGCACCCAGGCTTGATGGTTCTGGTTGCTGGAAGAATGAAgatagaaacattttttaaggcTGCTGTTTATATGCAGGGTGCACCTGTCAGGCTGTCAAGAAGTTCAGATTGTTATACGTGCATGATCCCTGCTCATGCATGCACTAAGGTATCAAATCCATGTTAGCTTTATTTAAACTAGCATGCAGCATGATGGAGGACACGCTTTGTTGTGCACCGGGCTGAGAGTTCTACACTTCGCATCTGGTGCCCAAGTCTCCAGTTTTGTCCTCCTTTAAGCACCACTGGGAGTAAATCTTCATCAGAGGATAGGGAAGGTTAGCATAGTTAGGTATTACAGAGCCACCATGTAGCTTTCATAGCAGTGGATATGCAATGTTTCCACTGGAATATTTTGACTTGTTCAATAAATCAGAGGCCCGGGGAGGCCCGCAAGAATCAGATGAAGAAAGTTGGTGCTGGAAAGTTATTTCCTGAAAATGTCTCTATAGAAACAGCACAAAAAGGTGGGGTAGGGGTTTATACTGTTATCTTTAACAAACCACCTGCTTTTCTACCTTTAAAACGATAAACATTTCCCAAATCTCTCCAGCAACTAATGGATAAACGTTTCAGCAACTCATTACTTCATGAGGTCCGTTTTAGTAGCTCAGTTTATTCCAGTAGAAGTGAATCACTGCTGctgataaataaaatctttattttgtttaatgttgGGTTATTTCACCTGTTTAAAGGAACCTAAGTCAGTGTTTTAACAGATAAACAGATTTAATGTTTCATTATCTGAAAtcaaaggaaagaaaagtaaaatcttATAAACAGTTGATGGACTTGTGCTCTCATCTTCAGATAAGACTTTAAGTGAGTGTTTAGAGATTtcacatcagcagcagcagcaggacatGCCTGCAGACATGTCTTGACCCTGAAGCAGCTCTGATGTGTTTGTGAGCTTCTCTGTAAACTTCTccatcacatcacatcacattaAGCTACATTCAGAGTTACACGTTTGTCCTGAGGGAGGTGAAGCCAGTCAGAGGAAGTTCATCCTCCTGAGGAGCAGCTCTGAGATCAGTCAGGCTGCAGATAATGTGACCTAGAAAATAACGCATAATATCCTTTTACAAGCATCAGATAAATATGGTACAGCTAGAAATATTCATCATAAACCTCatgatttgtaaaataaaatactgcaaAATACAACTCAGGCTTTAAAATGTAGCCTATTTAAGCATCATCAACAATCATGGAAGAGATTTCCTTCAGACGAACACCTTTATCTAACAACCAATGTTTCTGCCACCATCAGTGGCAGAAACTTTTTTCTCTGTGTCTGAGCTAAATGAAGAAGATGATTTAAAGCTGGTTTGATCTGCAGCAGAAGCTTCTGCTCTCTGCCTGGCCTTCAGGTGAATTAGCTCCTTTAATGTGAACTCACTGAAATAACTTTTATCAATTATAGAGACAGTCATGAAATGCTCAAAGCTCatataatttcattttaattggatatgtttttttttctcaaaattgTGTATTAAGCACAATTTTTTACTTTGATTCTTCTCCTTATGTGGACCAGTTGACGTTTATGAAATATGgcccctgatcaaaccaaaaataaCACTAAATGAGCTCCTGCTGGTTGATTACTTATTGGAATGACATGCTTGACTTACTTTAAATTATTGATTGTCAAAACGGCTATAAAACATTCCTATGGTGGATATAAACTGAGACACGGTCAACACGAAACATTCTGAAGACGTGAACCAAACGTTCAAACTTTCAAAGGTATGGAGGagaaaaatgaccaaaattccagatttttattcagtttgcTTGATTTTCAGTTTTGGCTGAAACAACATGTTGTTATGAGGAAACTAACTTTGTCCGATAAACTTTGACGGTGAAGACAGTGTGCTCTGGAGAGGTAAAAGAttccattattatttatttaaatatctttttattGACCACCAATAGATAACAGATACATGTCAGAAAAACATCCTTTGAATATTGCtcgtatttttacatttaaatgtcaaacacacactcaccccCCATCCCGAATAATGACTGTGATGTAGAACCTTAAATTGTATTATCAAGTTTTACACAAAATGTACTGTTATTTACTTTCTGTAAAGCATTGATCCAACAattctcctccagctcctctcccaACTCGTTCTCCCACTCAGTCCTAATCCCCATAACGATTCATTTTTCATGGAGGCAATAAATTTATTTGTTCTcgagattatttttttcttgtttaaatcCCTTGTCTGTGCCATCTGATAAATGCAGAATCTAGCTTACCTGGGAGGAAGAGGTGATTATTAAGAATAGAGCTGGTGTAGAGAAACCCGTTAAAACCAAAAGTCTGTCTAAACTGGGACCAAATCTTGAGCGTATTAATGACACCTGGGTCATTGGTGAAttcagagggagagaggaggggGGTTACGAGGAGACCAAAGCCCCAAGAGATGTCAAGAAGCAAGATGTGGCCTCCATGTGGCACCATTGAGTATCCGGAGAATAAGCCAGTAAATAGGTTTTTGAATATTTGCAGCCCAATAGTAGTGACGCATGTTTGGGAGATCCAAGCCACCCTCTATTTTAGTTCTCTGTTGTAGTTCCAGCCTAATTCTTGGTTTCTTATCATGCCATATAAAAGATTTGAATACTTTATCGATCGATTTAAAGAAAGATTTGGGGAGGTAAAATGGAATACactgaaacaaatatataaatctgGGGTGCATGTTCATTTTTATACAATTTACTTTTCCTGCTAAAGATAGGTGAATTAATTTCCATCTCTTCAGATCTAGTTTGACTTTTTCAAACAGTGGACAAAAGTTTTTTATGGTAGAGTTTCTGTAGGTCCCTTGTAATATTAGATAGATACTTAAAGCCATTCTTAGACCATTTAAATGGCAAGACATTATCCTGTATTTGAAGGGCCAAGTCATTCACAGGGTAGCACTCACTTTTACTAAGGTTGAGTTTGTACCCAGAGAGAGTACAAAAACTCTTTAGAGCGTGGATAATGTGGGGTACATTTGAGACAGGGTCAGATAGGTACAATAATAACTCATCTGCGTATAAAGATTCCATTTTAATCCTGTTTGTAACAACCATCACTGTTGCTGTGTGTAGTTAAACCTGGAGTTTATCTACAGTTTATCCTGCACTGATCCGACTTCTAGAAATGTGAGcttttcagctgcttccatcCACTacttatgtatttttaaaggcAGATGCAAACTTGGCACACCGATATGAACGATTCTGATGAAAACCTTTACTTTGGTGATATACGTCAGTTGGTTTGTATACTTGCTCCCACCAGTTGCTGCTGTCAggtattattatattattgatGATCCGGGCAACTTGACGTTCATATCTGATGTACAGTTTTTCCTATGATTGGAAATGAAACATTAAGCAACAgttgacaaatgtgaaattaaaaatcaCATATTTTAAAGATGCTTAAGGGAattgaaggaaaataaatgaagaatgaagaaatatttatgatgctgttttgtcttaactttgtttaacatttttcttctttgttttcagaTAAAAGCAGGAAAGACGACGGCTTAAAGGGGAAACCAGACATTTACAGTAAGTTGCTGCTGCCTGTGTTTATTACGACAGCCAATCAGAAATcagattttcttcttctcttttatCATCCAGCTGTGTCCAAGCCTGACGAGGGCAACGATATTTTGGACAGTGCTCTGCCTTGTCCTGAAGACTACGCTCAGTTCTGTGAACACGGCCAGTGTGAGATGAGACATAACCTGCCCACCTGCAGGTAAGAACACCCCTCTGTTAGTTTAACGAACCAGTTCAGAACCTCAATCCGGTCCACTTCTCCCTGTATCCCAGGTTCTAATTCATTTCATGTGTTCAGCTGTTCGGTCACTGTAGAGTAGCCATGGTAACCAAGCTGTGTTTGCGTTTGGGTCAGGTGTGAAGCTGCGTACGGCGGCCCTCAGTGCGACCAGCTGCTGGACTTTAACATCCTGTACGTGGTGCCAAGCGGCCAGAAGCTGCACTACGTCCTCATCGCAGCCATCATCGGAGCAGTCCAGATCGCTGTCATTGTTGCTGTGGTGATGTGCTTCACCAGGTATGCACATCTGCTGCAGGTTCAATGCAAACTATCAGTCACCATGTCAACATTTCTGAGTAACTGGTGCAGTTTCCATGAGCTGGATTTGGTTTCACAGTCGCTAAGACGCAGTACCATGTGTCAACCAGCAGAGGACACTTAACTCATTTTCCAATGAACAGACCAGCTGGTGAAGGTCAAGGGCCTTATTTATAAAACTGTTTTGGTTTGAAAGATattgaaaaaaattgaaaatgttgCTTTAGAAGATTCTAAGGatccaaaataaaagttttcagGAATAAATCACCCTAATTTTTCTTTCCAATCTTTCTTCTGATCTTTCCGTTCCTCCTGGTTTTTCTCCAGCCTTTCTAAAGGACTTTTAATCATTTTCATTGGatgttggctgtttttttttttttttacttctaagTGTATTTTGGaatgcattttattaatttgtactgtattttgCTCTTTTCTTCCTGAACTTACTTGATCAGCATCATGTTTGACCCCTGGTGATTTTGCTGGATGCATCTGCTTACTGTTGACATGCACTTCCTCTTGTGTCCTGCAGGAGGTGCAACAAGTCGAAGCGTGGTCGCAGACAGAAGCAGCATCTGGGCCACTTCCCGTCAGGAACCTCCTCTCGGATGATGTAGCCATCATCCTTTTATTCCTCCtcatgtttttatataaaaatccaACCAGTCCAGTTTTCGTACTACGCAGACAGACTGCAGTTTTATATCGACTTCCTGGTGCCTCTTTTATTATTTCCCctcttttttattgtatatgATTTGTGATTTTTTAAAGGGGCCTTATTTGTCAGATTTCCCTTCACGTTTTCCTGTTGTTGTTTCTGTCCAGCTGCTTTCGAGCTTCGAACACTGTGGATTCAACAGGAAGCTGAAACTTTATTAATCTGATTGTATCGTCACTGCGGCGTCATCATCAAACTGGCGTCGTGCAGGTTGTGTTTTAGTTTATGCCCTGTGGGACGCACGCTGACActgttttactggtttgctTTGGTTTTACCTTTAGAATCGTGTGTCAAACTGTTTATGTGGCCTAGAAAATGCAACacagtaaagtaaaatctgaaatatgCTGGATGATTGTGCTTGAAATTTTCTTTTCTAGATCTGTGTTGCTGATTTTGTTGTTGTGACTTTCTCAGCCAGTGTTTCCATGTTTTACTGCTGCTGAACTGTTCCGGAGATTTTACTTTCCAACATGTATGGCTGAGAAACTGTTTAATTACTTGGAAAATCAATGTTTTCAGCTTTGATAGCATCATATCTtatataaataagaaaaatactcttcACCTTATTAGATCAGGCTGGTACCGATTACCAGAGATCTGACTGAGCAGTTTGGATTTTTTAAGGACAATGCCCCATGAAAGAGAAAAGGTTGACAGATGTAGACAttttaaatccaactgaaaattaTTCAATTTAAAGTCTCTCCATTTATGGACCAAAGCATATGAccctaacatttatttattactaaaCTCAAAAAATGTGCGTCAAAGCCAATGTTGTTAAAAAAACGCATTCAAAGTGGTGGCAGTTCTTagatattaaacattaaatgaacAGGGAAAACTttgatttttcagttttttgcctGCTGATCatgaaatcaggaaaataacTGGTTCTGATCTCTGACTACTTGATTGGTACATCCTTACTGCATGTCAAGTAGTAAAAAGAGATCTATATTAAAAACTAGTTTCATTAACATTCATGAAATGTAAACCCTATAACTTCAGGTCAACTCATTTCGGATCTGCTCTGCCTTCTGATCTGATACAAACTGCACTGATATAGGCGTGGGCCAGTATGAACAGCTATGATCAATTTAAGTGAAAATACCACAGTTTCACGGTTTACCACCTTGTTCTTTACAGACGGATCGAAGTCGAACACCCTGATGTTAGCTGGGCGGTTAGTCTCCATCACCTCAGGAagagcctgcagtcagctgcttacAGGGATGCTGCTTGTTGCTTCCCAGCTGTAGAGTCGACACGGTGATACCTTCATAACAGTAGCCAtgtagtctgtttttttttctgtctttatcaTAAGGATGGTAAAGTGTGGTagacttctttcagccagctgatcaGCAATGCACAGTAACAGGTGGGGAAGGGGCAGATATTACAGCTATATTACATACAACCAGTCGATCCACCATATTAACCACAGCAACCAGTCCATGCCTGGTTTGTTGGCATCAACTCTGGTGtcaaagcttttttattttggacCGGCTTCAGCAGAATCTTGTGCTGCTGAACTCTCAGGAACAGAAATT encodes the following:
- the LOC124858165 gene encoding tomoregulin-1-like; this translates as MAPLHRVSWFCCLLVLLGLPAARSSFPRSGGGGGADCGPGKASECPDLSDKKSDLRVCDAGTCRFGGTCRENGADIKCVCQFHCNKKYVPVCGSNGDTYQNECFLRRAACKKQRAISIVSDGACYHDGGSGSADGDDEGSGRGKKASKCGNCKFGAECDEDSEDLLCMCNIVCNGHNDNPVCGSDGITYDTPCHVREASCLKQLKIDIKHVGRCQDKSRKDDGLKGKPDIYTVSKPDEGNDILDSALPCPEDYAQFCEHGQCEMRHNLPTCRCEAAYGGPQCDQLLDFNILYVVPSGQKLHYVLIAAIIGAVQIAVIVAVVMCFTRRCNKSKRGRRQKQHLGHFPSGTSSRMM